The Deltaproteobacteria bacterium genome window below encodes:
- a CDS encoding L,D-transpeptidase family protein gives MEALRRATAWSRVGLVGATLATLPACACGAASPPESTPTPPSLAPPAAAAIPVAAAIPVAAATSDAAAPAPTIAPTTTVAEADARELEAPAGDAGAADDPGCPLDTAHLPSVDGVDPDDPRLDASTTLVVFKGARRLGLYAAGTRVACYRVGLGFSPTGHKQVQGDGRTPEGWYRTSDKPWSSFEHAIAIHYPNEADAVAAARDGRIGGATRDRIVADVRAGRVPPQNTRLGGAVLIHGGGSSVDWTLGCVALDDVDLLALREALPKRMRTNLLVVR, from the coding sequence GTGGAAGCTCTGCGTCGCGCCACTGCGTGGTCACGCGTCGGTCTCGTCGGTGCAACGCTGGCGACGCTGCCCGCGTGCGCTTGCGGAGCCGCGTCGCCACCGGAGTCCACGCCGACGCCGCCATCGTTGGCGCCGCCGGCCGCCGCCGCGATCCCGGTCGCCGCCGCGATCCCGGTCGCCGCCGCGACGTCGGATGCCGCCGCGCCGGCCCCGACCATCGCCCCCACGACGACGGTCGCCGAGGCCGACGCGCGCGAGCTCGAGGCGCCCGCGGGCGACGCTGGCGCAGCCGACGACCCCGGCTGTCCACTCGATACTGCGCATCTGCCCAGCGTCGACGGGGTCGATCCCGACGATCCGCGCCTGGACGCGAGCACCACGCTGGTGGTGTTCAAGGGTGCAAGGCGGCTGGGCTTGTATGCCGCCGGCACCCGCGTCGCCTGCTATCGCGTGGGCCTCGGTTTCTCGCCGACCGGACACAAGCAGGTGCAGGGCGATGGCCGCACCCCCGAGGGCTGGTACCGCACCTCCGACAAGCCATGGTCGAGCTTCGAGCACGCGATCGCGATCCACTATCCGAACGAGGCCGACGCCGTCGCGGCCGCGCGGGACGGTCGGATCGGCGGCGCCACGCGGGATCGCATCGTCGCCGATGTGCGGGCCGGTCGCGTGCCGCCGCAGAACACCAGGCTCGGCGGCGCCGTGCTCATCCACGGCGGTGGTTCCTCGGTCGACTGGACCCTCGGATGCGTCGCGCTCGACGACGTGGATCTCCTCGCGCTGCGCGAGGCCCTGCCCAAGCGCATGCGAACGAACCTCCTGGTCGTGCGATGA
- a CDS encoding response regulator has translation MAQPELELSTLSLRRTPLVDGVSASTEVQLVVLLGQTVGQSVPIHEELVLGRGMVELTIHDDGVSRRHAAINHCGDGTYVIRDLGSRNGTFVNGVRVSEAVLTIGDRIAMGGATVLQFLTRDRFEEQRLRAQKLQALGELAGGIAHDFNNLLGVVLANVSHVQGLDDWDEQEVRRVLRDVEIAARRAGELTRDLMMFARTGPRVHEVLSLGAVVENAARLLTSGLPRNITLEVQCAPDMAVRGEASRLAQVFTNIGLNAIAAMPDGGLLRIAAVQCRDLPEEVADQQLMLPAGELAMVTVSDTGVGMDAEIRRRAFDPFFTTKPRGAGTGLGLATALAIARDHGGHIAVNSEPGIGTTVFVFLPLRAGAPKLERHTLDESSPLRGRVLVADDEALVRLAASRVLTQAGLEVIEAADGQQAVDAFTAAAGGIDLVLLDLDMPIMDGEAALMRIRAIHAGARVLISTGYVEPARERKLREAGVDGVLDKPYDSLTLLRTVAALLRDDGRRRQ, from the coding sequence GTGGCCCAGCCCGAGCTGGAACTCTCGACCCTGTCACTACGTCGCACGCCGCTCGTGGACGGCGTGTCGGCGTCGACCGAGGTGCAGCTGGTGGTGTTGCTCGGCCAGACCGTCGGGCAGTCGGTGCCGATCCACGAGGAGCTGGTGCTCGGCCGCGGCATGGTCGAGCTGACGATCCACGACGACGGCGTCTCGCGTCGCCACGCGGCGATCAACCACTGCGGCGACGGCACCTACGTCATTCGTGACCTCGGCAGCCGCAACGGCACCTTCGTGAACGGCGTACGCGTGAGCGAGGCAGTGCTCACGATCGGCGATCGCATCGCGATGGGCGGCGCGACGGTGCTGCAGTTCCTGACCCGCGATCGCTTCGAGGAACAGCGGCTGCGCGCACAGAAGCTGCAGGCGCTGGGGGAGCTCGCCGGCGGCATCGCCCACGACTTCAACAACCTGCTGGGGGTCGTGCTCGCCAACGTGTCGCACGTGCAGGGGCTCGACGACTGGGACGAGCAGGAGGTCCGCCGGGTGCTGCGCGACGTCGAGATCGCAGCCCGCCGTGCCGGCGAGCTGACCCGCGACCTCATGATGTTTGCGCGCACTGGCCCGCGCGTGCACGAGGTGTTGTCGCTGGGCGCGGTGGTGGAGAACGCTGCGCGCCTGCTGACCTCGGGCCTGCCCCGGAACATCACGCTCGAGGTCCAGTGCGCGCCGGACATGGCGGTGCGCGGCGAGGCCAGCCGGCTCGCACAGGTGTTCACGAACATCGGCCTCAACGCGATCGCGGCGATGCCCGACGGTGGGTTGCTGCGCATCGCTGCGGTGCAGTGCCGTGACCTGCCCGAGGAGGTCGCGGACCAGCAGCTGATGCTGCCGGCCGGTGAGCTCGCGATGGTGACGGTCTCGGACACCGGCGTGGGCATGGACGCCGAGATCCGCCGCCGCGCGTTCGACCCGTTCTTCACGACCAAGCCGCGGGGGGCCGGCACCGGGCTCGGGCTCGCCACCGCGTTGGCGATTGCGCGGGACCATGGTGGCCACATCGCGGTGAACAGCGAGCCGGGGATCGGCACCACGGTGTTCGTGTTCTTGCCGCTACGCGCGGGCGCGCCGAAGCTCGAGCGGCACACCCTCGACGAGTCGAGCCCGCTGCGGGGCCGCGTGCTGGTCGCCGACGACGAGGCGCTGGTGCGCCTGGCGGCCTCGCGGGTGCTGACCCAGGCGGGCCTGGAGGTGATCGAGGCGGCCGATGGCCAGCAGGCGGTGGATGCCTTCACGGCCGCCGCCGGTGGCATCGATCTCGTGCTGCTCGACCTCGACATGCCGATCATGGACGGTGAGGCGGCGCTGATGCGGATCCGGGCCATCCATGCGGGCGCGCGGGTGTTGATCTCGACCGGCTACGTCGAGCCCGCCCGCGAACGCAAGCTGCGCGAGGCGGGCGTCGACGGCGTGTTGGACAAGCCCTATGATTCGCTCACGCTGCTGCGCACCGTGGCCGCGTTGCTGCGCGACGACGGCCGACGTCGCCAGTAG
- the rfbB gene encoding dTDP-glucose 4,6-dehydratase encodes MKILVTGGAGFIGANFLNLLVPRHPEHTFVNADKLTYAANLASLAGIAERPNYQFTRVDIADAAAVDAAFEEHRPDVVVHFAAESHVDRSISGPREFVRTNIEGTFNLLEAARRTWGTDHGLFHHVSTDEVYGSLGDEGLFTEDTRYDPSSPYSASKAASDHLVRAYHRTFKLPVKLTNCSNNYGPLQFPEKLIPLMILNAQDGKPLPVYGQGTNVRDWLYVQDHCEAIWTVVTRGKVGETYNIGGNNEVRNIDVVHKLCELIAQETGRPSDALLGLITYVKDRPGHDLRYAIDASKIRRDLDWGPSETFDTGLRKTVRWYLDNGAWIEGVRTGEYRNWIQQNYERR; translated from the coding sequence ATGAAGATCCTCGTCACTGGCGGCGCCGGCTTCATCGGCGCGAACTTCCTCAACCTGTTGGTGCCTCGTCATCCCGAGCACACCTTCGTCAACGCCGACAAGCTCACCTACGCGGCCAACCTCGCCAGTCTGGCGGGCATCGCCGAGCGGCCCAACTACCAGTTCACGCGGGTCGACATCGCCGACGCCGCGGCCGTCGATGCCGCGTTCGAGGAGCACCGGCCCGACGTGGTCGTGCACTTCGCCGCCGAGAGCCACGTCGATCGCTCGATCTCCGGCCCCCGCGAGTTCGTGCGCACCAACATCGAGGGCACCTTCAATCTGCTCGAGGCCGCGCGCCGCACGTGGGGCACCGATCACGGGCTCTTCCACCACGTCAGCACCGACGAGGTCTATGGCTCGCTCGGCGACGAGGGCCTGTTCACCGAGGACACCCGCTACGATCCTTCGAGCCCATACTCGGCGAGCAAGGCCGCCAGCGACCACCTCGTGCGGGCCTACCACCGCACCTTCAAGCTGCCGGTCAAGCTGACCAACTGCTCGAACAACTACGGGCCGTTGCAGTTCCCCGAGAAGCTGATCCCGCTCATGATCCTGAACGCCCAGGACGGCAAGCCGCTGCCGGTCTACGGCCAGGGCACCAACGTGCGCGACTGGCTGTACGTGCAGGATCACTGCGAGGCGATCTGGACCGTGGTCACCCGCGGCAAGGTCGGCGAGACCTACAACATCGGCGGCAACAACGAGGTCCGCAACATCGACGTGGTGCACAAGCTGTGCGAGCTCATCGCGCAGGAGACCGGCCGTCCGTCGGACGCGCTGCTCGGGCTCATCACCTACGTGAAGGACCGGCCCGGCCACGACCTGCGCTACGCCATCGACGCCAGCAAGATCCGCCGTGACCTCGACTGGGGCCCGAGCGAGACCTTCGACACCGGTCTACGCAAGACGGTGCGCTGGTACCTCGACAACGGCGCGTGGATCGAGGGCGTCCGCACCGGCGAGTATCGCAACTGGATCCAGCAGAACTACGAGCGCCGCTAG
- the rfbA gene encoding glucose-1-phosphate thymidylyltransferase RfbA: MIDRGIILAGGSGTRLHPLTKSISKQLMPIYDKPMIYYPLSVLMLANIRKVLIITTPHEQALFTELLRDGSQWGMELTYEVQPSPDGLAQAFIIGKRFCDGRGCSLVLGDNIFYGNSLQELVGLAVRREQGATVFGYWVRNPEAYGVAEFAADGRVISLEEKPKAPRSNYAVTGLYFYDQQVCDLAADLQPSARGELEITDLNRRYLEQGQLQVELLGRGIAWLDTGTPEALLQAANFIQTIEQRQGLQIACPEEIAYTRGWITPEELRRQGEALAKNDYGRYLLRLCDEGRAR, from the coding sequence ATGATCGACAGAGGCATCATCCTGGCCGGCGGCTCGGGCACGCGGCTGCATCCCTTGACGAAGTCCATCAGCAAGCAGCTGATGCCGATCTACGACAAGCCGATGATCTACTACCCGCTGTCGGTGTTGATGCTGGCCAACATCCGCAAGGTGTTGATCATCACCACGCCGCACGAGCAGGCGCTGTTCACCGAGCTGCTGCGCGACGGCAGCCAGTGGGGGATGGAGCTGACCTACGAGGTGCAGCCCAGCCCCGACGGGCTCGCGCAGGCGTTCATCATCGGCAAGCGCTTCTGCGACGGCCGCGGCTGCTCGCTGGTGCTGGGCGACAACATCTTCTACGGCAACAGCCTGCAGGAGCTGGTCGGCCTGGCGGTGCGGCGCGAGCAGGGCGCGACCGTGTTCGGCTACTGGGTGCGCAACCCCGAGGCCTACGGCGTCGCCGAGTTCGCCGCCGACGGGCGGGTGATCTCGCTGGAGGAGAAGCCCAAGGCGCCGCGCAGCAACTACGCGGTCACCGGCTTGTACTTCTACGATCAGCAGGTCTGCGACCTGGCGGCCGATCTCCAGCCGTCGGCGCGCGGCGAGCTCGAGATCACCGATCTGAACCGGCGCTACCTCGAGCAGGGCCAGCTGCAGGTCGAGCTGCTGGGCCGCGGCATCGCGTGGCTCGACACCGGCACCCCCGAGGCGCTGCTGCAGGCCGCCAACTTCATCCAGACCATCGAGCAGCGGCAGGGCCTGCAGATCGCGTGTCCCGAGGAAATCGCCTACACGCGCGGGTGGATCACCCCCGAGGAGCTGCGCCGCCAGGGCGAGGCGTTGGCGAAGAACGACTACGGCCGCTACCTGCTGCGGTTGTGCGACGAGGGGAGGGCGAGGTGA
- the rfbC gene encoding dTDP-4-dehydrorhamnose 3,5-epimerase: MKVTRTKLAGVLLIEPDVFGDERGFFLETWSHKRYEDVGIPETFVQDNLSMSRRGILRGLHLQHPFGQGKLVHVVMGEVFDVAVDVRVGSPTFGQWVGNTLSGDNHAQMYIPRGFAHGFCVTSEVALFSYKCTDAYHRESELGVAWDDPDLGIEWPIASPSLSPKDLAFGRLRDLPRERLPNFAVAGGGEA, translated from the coding sequence GTGAAGGTCACCCGCACCAAGCTCGCGGGCGTGCTGCTCATCGAGCCCGACGTGTTCGGCGACGAGCGCGGCTTCTTCCTCGAGACCTGGTCCCACAAGCGCTACGAGGACGTCGGCATCCCCGAGACCTTCGTGCAGGACAACCTCTCGATGTCGCGCCGCGGCATCCTGCGGGGGCTGCATCTGCAGCACCCGTTCGGCCAGGGCAAGCTGGTCCACGTCGTGATGGGCGAGGTCTTCGACGTCGCGGTCGACGTGCGGGTCGGCTCGCCGACCTTCGGCCAGTGGGTCGGCAACACGCTGTCGGGCGACAACCACGCGCAGATGTACATCCCCCGCGGCTTCGCCCACGGCTTCTGCGTGACCAGCGAAGTTGCGCTGTTCTCGTACAAGTGCACCGACGCCTACCACCGCGAGTCCGAGCTCGGCGTGGCCTGGGACGACCCCGACCTCGGCATCGAGTGGCCGATCGCGAGCCCGAGCCTGTCGCCGAAGGACCTCGCCTTCGGCCGGCTGCGCGACCTCCCGCGCGAGCGACTGCCGAACTTCGCGGTTGCCGGCGGGGGCGAGGCATGA
- the rfbD gene encoding dTDP-4-dehydrorhamnose reductase: MLGADGMLGRAWTELLTRQRVPHDTRTHPDFDLTARQHVEALPLVAGDVVVNCAAWTDVDGAERDEAGATAVNADGVGVLASRCQRAGATLVHYSTDYVFDGQAQVPYAVDAAHAPLAAYGRSKALGERRLFAAGGSYLLVRTSWLYAPWGHNFVRTIAKAARERESLRVVDDQRGRPTSAEHLAEASWRLLQSGTRGITHVTDAGECTWFHFASAIAAAVAPSCRVEPCTSAEFPRPARRPAYSVLDLARTEAILGAMPSWQRNLTDVLTRL; encoded by the coding sequence GTGCTCGGGGCCGACGGCATGCTCGGCCGCGCGTGGACCGAGCTGCTGACGCGCCAGCGCGTACCGCACGACACGCGCACGCACCCCGACTTCGACCTCACGGCCCGACAGCACGTCGAGGCATTGCCGCTGGTCGCGGGGGACGTGGTGGTCAACTGCGCCGCGTGGACCGACGTCGACGGGGCCGAGCGCGACGAGGCCGGTGCGACCGCGGTGAACGCCGATGGCGTGGGCGTGCTCGCGTCGCGGTGCCAGCGGGCCGGCGCCACGCTGGTGCACTACAGCACCGACTACGTGTTCGATGGTCAGGCCCAGGTGCCGTACGCCGTCGATGCCGCTCACGCGCCGCTGGCCGCCTATGGCCGCAGCAAGGCGCTGGGGGAGCGCCGTCTCTTCGCCGCCGGTGGTAGCTACCTGCTGGTGCGCACCAGCTGGCTGTACGCGCCGTGGGGCCACAACTTCGTGCGCACGATCGCCAAGGCTGCGCGCGAGCGGGAGTCACTGCGCGTGGTCGATGATCAGCGCGGTCGCCCGACCAGCGCCGAGCACCTCGCCGAGGCCAGCTGGCGGCTGCTGCAATCCGGCACCCGCGGGATCACGCACGTCACCGACGCGGGCGAGTGCACGTGGTTCCACTTCGCCAGCGCGATCGCGGCCGCGGTGGCCCCGAGCTGCCGCGTCGAGCCGTGCACCAGCGCCGAGTTCCCACGGCCGGCGCGCCGCCCCGCCTACAGCGTGCTGGACCTCGCGCGGACCGAGGCGATCCTCGGCGCCATGCCGAGCTGGCAGCGCAACCTCACCGACGTGCTCACGCGCCTGTGA
- a CDS encoding PilZ domain-containing protein, translating to MVADNTDERRKYPRLNAPLYFRPARRRLPRRQVIDVGIGGIRVYSDEALSIGARFEIELFMPDQTSLTCLTEVIWVRSIEGGQPAAYDIGLQFLDVPPEALEQLRSLLAAGA from the coding sequence ATGGTGGCGGACAACACCGACGAACGACGCAAGTACCCGCGACTCAACGCGCCGCTCTACTTCCGGCCCGCACGGCGTCGGCTGCCACGGCGGCAGGTGATCGACGTCGGCATCGGCGGCATCCGGGTCTACAGCGACGAAGCGCTGTCGATCGGCGCGCGCTTCGAGATCGAGCTGTTCATGCCGGATCAGACCAGCTTGACGTGCCTGACCGAGGTCATCTGGGTGCGATCGATCGAGGGCGGTCAGCCGGCCGCGTACGACATCGGCCTGCAGTTCCTCGACGTGCCGCCCGAAGCGCTCGAGCAGCTCCGATCCCTCCTGGCCGCTGGCGCGTGA
- a CDS encoding glycosyltransferase family 2 protein → MKLLVVIVNYKTASLSLRAVASALPEVSRHGGRIAVVDNASGDDSPAVLRVGLAALGDAPVSLLLSERNGGFGAGNNLAIREALSGDDPPELIYLLNPDAVVQPGAIDTLVRFMDEHPAAGIAGSHIVNPDGTTHVSAFRFPSPLGEVEGALRLGLATRLLQRWSVWSLPCDRTEPVDWVSGASTMIRRELLESVGLFDENFFLYFEETDLCRRAAEAGWERWFVREATVVHEVAAATGIKDNKKPVPTYWFDSRRYYFLKQGGKPELWLANVGWLAAATAWRLRRRIQGKPAVDPPRQLRDFVRHALGGTARRR, encoded by the coding sequence ATGAAACTGCTGGTCGTCATCGTCAACTACAAGACCGCGTCGCTGTCGCTGCGTGCGGTCGCCAGCGCGCTGCCCGAGGTGAGCCGACACGGCGGTCGCATCGCGGTGGTCGACAACGCGTCGGGCGACGACTCGCCGGCGGTGTTGCGCGTGGGCCTGGCGGCGCTGGGCGACGCGCCGGTCTCGTTGCTGCTCTCGGAGCGCAACGGCGGCTTCGGGGCGGGCAACAACCTCGCGATCCGCGAGGCGCTGTCGGGCGACGATCCGCCCGAGCTGATCTACCTGCTCAACCCCGACGCGGTGGTGCAGCCGGGGGCGATCGACACGCTCGTGCGCTTCATGGACGAACACCCGGCGGCCGGCATCGCGGGCAGCCACATCGTCAACCCCGACGGCACCACGCATGTGTCGGCGTTCCGCTTCCCGAGCCCGCTGGGCGAGGTCGAGGGCGCGCTGCGGCTGGGGCTCGCCACGCGATTGCTGCAGCGCTGGTCGGTGTGGAGCCTGCCGTGCGATCGCACCGAGCCGGTCGACTGGGTCTCGGGCGCCAGCACGATGATCCGCCGAGAGCTGCTCGAGTCGGTGGGTCTGTTCGACGAGAACTTCTTCCTCTACTTCGAGGAGACCGATCTCTGCCGCCGCGCGGCGGAGGCGGGGTGGGAGCGGTGGTTCGTGCGCGAGGCCACCGTCGTGCACGAGGTCGCGGCGGCGACCGGCATCAAGGACAACAAGAAGCCGGTGCCGACCTATTGGTTCGACTCGCGGCGCTACTACTTCCTCAAGCAGGGCGGCAAGCCCGAGCTGTGGCTCGCGAACGTCGGCTGGCTGGCGGCTGCAACCGCGTGGCGGTTGCGCCGTCGGATCCAAGGCAAACCCGCCGTCGACCCGCCACGACAGCTGCGGGACTTCGTGCGCCACGCATTGGGCGGCACGGCGCGGCGGCGGTAG
- a CDS encoding polysaccharide biosynthesis/export family protein: MTTLLVGGLLLAAPACAPRHPYVWVNDMPHTEVPIGSVPLRPGDTISVTVSRMEELRAAAPFEVGADGSIVLPLVGPFEVQGLTPEAAARKLNARLNGIVVNPDARVSVVTPRLPEITVLGEVGAPGRFPVAHGDGVLAALALAGGLTEFADPQSIYVVRKYPKAERIRFRYTDLTGGVPRSAQFELRDGDVIVVE; encoded by the coding sequence ATGACCACGCTCCTCGTCGGCGGGCTGCTGCTCGCCGCGCCGGCCTGCGCGCCCCGGCATCCCTACGTGTGGGTCAACGACATGCCGCATACCGAGGTCCCGATCGGCAGCGTGCCGCTGCGACCGGGCGACACCATCTCGGTGACGGTCTCGCGGATGGAGGAGCTGCGGGCGGCGGCCCCGTTCGAGGTCGGTGCCGACGGCTCGATCGTGTTGCCGCTGGTGGGGCCGTTCGAGGTCCAGGGCCTCACGCCCGAGGCCGCCGCGCGCAAGCTCAACGCGCGCCTGAACGGCATCGTGGTGAACCCCGACGCGCGGGTCTCGGTGGTCACGCCGCGCCTGCCCGAGATCACGGTGCTGGGCGAGGTCGGTGCGCCCGGTCGCTTCCCGGTCGCCCACGGCGACGGCGTGCTGGCGGCGCTGGCCCTCGCCGGCGGCCTCACCGAGTTCGCCGATCCGCAGAGCATCTACGTCGTGCGCAAGTATCCCAAGGCCGAGCGCATCCGCTTCCGCTACACCGATCTCACCGGCGGCGTGCCCCGCAGCGCGCAGTTCGAGCTGCGCGACGGCGACGTGATCGTGGTCGAGTAG
- a CDS encoding FHA domain-containing protein yields MDQTRTGRTVVPGAIITGRTMGPGEPGLDKMLEVVGSSPDPVAAQAFLVVLSGGEPGRLHQLQRPEMVIGRSKYADIRINERAMSQQHAKLVRWGDHHRIYDLGSTNGTFVNNQRITEAELFPGDTVRTGETVFSYMAGSQPTSSEHTMAIGTARSRPPSTGGGALAPIPYPPQQAPGATSTHLARRNPNTGLVAAPPPGARVFEVPMPRVGPEPEQDLLGQLLKIIAFFSRYWLSILICAFLGAAGGFAFYKLKKPAAKAEFELSLVPKATDNPLEAGRRMNFEFFRSAQQNFVRPLLILETLQELGEEDVPEDRVRAIQKRLEFQRTGEFSYSGAFDAATAEEAIAFLEVHLRLYLKQEVDKTLKALVLEVETLEQRLRETEESITATEQAVLSFRKEHTQGLPEQAQELASNLIALGTERGRAASEVARTSAELRLSKQRLKSESPIIESRLEMARPYENTIADVKRQLAEAKAAGKGNQHPEVVALKSQLKQLEDLRDDVMQNGTGTDIVRAKNPLYKDARLQADAAEAAHAIAVAELNRLTNDIERSQEIAEQMPELQAEYAELVRSYEASKKVHDALFEKLSASRTQLDMERASVTGRFDVIVPPNVKLTPWIRTLAIRVGAGLIAGFIFGIFLGMLRDLRRLVAARLAART; encoded by the coding sequence ATGGATCAGACCCGCACAGGACGCACGGTCGTTCCCGGCGCGATCATCACGGGCCGCACGATGGGCCCGGGTGAGCCCGGCCTCGACAAGATGCTCGAGGTGGTGGGTTCGAGCCCCGACCCCGTCGCCGCGCAGGCCTTCCTCGTGGTGCTCTCCGGCGGCGAGCCGGGTCGGCTGCATCAGCTGCAGCGCCCCGAGATGGTGATCGGTCGATCGAAGTACGCCGACATCCGCATCAACGAGCGCGCGATGTCGCAACAGCACGCGAAGCTGGTGCGGTGGGGCGATCACCATCGCATCTACGATCTCGGCTCGACCAACGGCACCTTCGTCAACAACCAGCGCATCACCGAGGCCGAGCTCTTCCCCGGCGACACCGTGCGCACCGGCGAGACCGTGTTCTCGTACATGGCCGGCTCGCAGCCGACCTCCAGCGAGCACACCATGGCGATCGGCACCGCCCGCTCGCGGCCGCCCTCGACCGGCGGCGGCGCGCTCGCGCCGATCCCCTACCCGCCGCAGCAGGCCCCGGGCGCCACCAGCACGCACCTGGCGCGACGCAACCCCAACACCGGCCTCGTCGCCGCGCCGCCCCCGGGCGCGCGCGTGTTCGAGGTGCCGATGCCGCGGGTCGGCCCCGAGCCCGAGCAGGACCTGCTGGGCCAGCTGCTCAAGATCATCGCGTTCTTCAGCCGCTACTGGCTGTCGATCCTCATCTGCGCGTTCCTCGGGGCCGCCGGCGGCTTTGCGTTCTACAAGCTGAAGAAGCCCGCGGCCAAGGCCGAGTTCGAGCTGAGCCTGGTGCCCAAGGCCACCGACAACCCGCTCGAGGCCGGCCGCCGCATGAACTTCGAGTTCTTCCGCTCGGCGCAGCAGAACTTCGTGCGACCGCTGCTCATCCTCGAGACCCTGCAGGAGCTGGGCGAAGAGGACGTGCCGGAGGACCGCGTGCGCGCGATCCAGAAGCGGCTCGAGTTCCAGCGCACCGGCGAGTTCTCGTACTCGGGCGCCTTCGATGCCGCGACCGCGGAGGAGGCCATCGCGTTCCTCGAGGTGCATCTGCGGCTCTACCTCAAGCAAGAGGTCGACAAGACCCTGAAGGCGCTGGTGCTCGAGGTCGAGACCCTCGAGCAGCGTCTGCGCGAGACCGAGGAGTCGATCACCGCCACCGAGCAGGCGGTGCTGTCGTTCCGCAAGGAGCACACCCAGGGCTTGCCCGAGCAGGCGCAGGAGCTGGCCTCGAACCTGATCGCGCTCGGCACCGAGCGTGGGCGTGCGGCCTCCGAGGTCGCCCGCACCTCGGCCGAGCTGCGGCTGTCGAAGCAGCGGCTCAAGAGCGAGTCGCCGATCATCGAGAGCCGGCTCGAGATGGCGCGCCCCTACGAGAACACGATCGCCGACGTGAAGCGACAGCTCGCCGAGGCCAAGGCCGCCGGTAAGGGCAACCAGCATCCCGAGGTCGTCGCGCTCAAGTCCCAGCTCAAGCAGCTCGAGGACCTGCGCGACGACGTCATGCAGAACGGCACCGGCACCGACATCGTCCGCGCCAAGAACCCCCTCTACAAGGACGCGCGGCTGCAGGCCGATGCCGCCGAGGCCGCCCACGCGATCGCGGTCGCCGAGCTCAACCGGCTCACCAACGACATCGAGCGCTCGCAAGAGATCGCCGAGCAGATGCCGGAGCTGCAGGCCGAGTACGCCGAGCTCGTGCGCTCCTACGAGGCCAGCAAGAAGGTCCACGACGCGCTCTTCGAGAAGCTGAGCGCCAGCCGTACGCAGCTCGACATGGAGCGCGCCAGCGTGACTGGCCGCTTCGACGTGATCGTGCCACCGAACGTGAAGCTCACGCCGTGGATCCGCACCCTGGCGATCCGCGTGGGCGCCGGACTCATCGCGGGATTCATCTTCGGCATCTTCCTCGGAATGCTGCGGGACCTGCGTCGCCTGGTGGCGGCGCGACTGGCCGCGCGCACGTAG